In a genomic window of Carassius gibelio isolate Cgi1373 ecotype wild population from Czech Republic chromosome A3, carGib1.2-hapl.c, whole genome shotgun sequence:
- the LOC127948592 gene encoding activating transcription factor 7-interacting protein 2 isoform X2 — MKRSRYEDDSGTIHLVQESGQKANKLPRSEVEKMISDKVVSAVEQSDYKMKNLMERINEVNGEPKYDVRIKKLEAHVMKIKRRGDAIFAYIRKFRSLGISHSPSPPPLSPSPMQPQQCISPAELINNISRSSVNGGCFSNSASVSSADNDCEMTTLRRPKMGFWQSLKSKNQIVDLTEEDQADRLNEESPVTQLSDPILVPSKPEQSKPSSTPPIAIKEENPSGMEEDCVSSSVQLEEEDWHSKLHPFPDTPFPNELPVIAASYNLPQKPVVKLARIGTAQELGIAWNVDQKDPHVAEMDCYFIYVSHEQKNGTFSGWKCLGEIKAMPLPMACKLSDCKGDKRLCFIVVGKDIFARYGPYSEIHTVTPGQM, encoded by the exons ATGAAAAGGTCCAGATATGAAGACGACTCTGGCACAATACACTTGGTTCAGGAAAGTGGGCAGAAGGCGAACAAGCTCCCTCGATCCGAG GTTGAAAAGATGATTTCAGATAAGGTTGTGTCTGCAGTCGAGCAGTCAGACTACAAGATGAAGAATCTGATGGAGAGAATCAATGAGGTGAATGGTGAACCCAAATACGATGTCAGAATCAAGAAACTGGAA gcccatgtaatgaagataaaacgaAGGGGAGATGCCATATTTGCATATATTAGAAAGTTCAGATCCTTGGGGATTTCTCACAGTCCG tCTCCTCCTCCTTTAAGTCCTTCTCCCATGCAGCCACAGCAATGCATCTCTCCAGCTGAACTAATAAACAATATATCCAG aagttcAGTCAATGGAGGGTGTTTCAGTAACAGCGCGTCAGTGTCATCCGCAG ACAATGATTGTGAGATGACCACATTGAGAAGACCAAAGATGGGGTTCTGGCAGAGTTTG aaGTCTAAGAATCAGATTGTTGACCTTACAGAAGAAGACCAAG cagacagactgaatgaagagaGCCCGGTTACCCAACTATCGGATCCG ATATTGGTACCTTCGAAACCAGAACAATCAAAACCCTCAAGCACACCACCTATAGCCATTAAAG AAGAAAATCCAAGTGGTATGGAGGAAGACTGTGTCAGTTCTTCAGTACAGTTGGAAGAG GAGGACTGGCACTCAAAACTCCATCCATTCCCAGACACTCCATTTCCCAATGAGCTTCCAGTTATTGCTGCCTCTTATAACTTGCCCCAGAAGCCAGTGGTGAAACTAGCTCGGATTGGAACCGCACAAGAACTAGGCATCGCGTGGAACGTTGATCAGAAAGATCCACATGTTGCAGAGATGGATTGCTACTTCATTTATGTTTCCCATGAACAAAAAAATGGCACTTTTTCAGGATGGAAGTGCCTTGGAGAGATCAAAGCCATGCCTCTTCCTATGGCCTGCAAGTTGTCAGACTGTAAAGGAGATAAACGACTGTGCTTTATCGTTGTGGGGAAGGATATATTTGCCCGTTATGGGCCATACAGTGAAATACACACTGTTACACCAGGACAAATGTGA
- the LOC127948592 gene encoding activating transcription factor 7-interacting protein 2 isoform X3 — protein sequence MKRSRYEDDSGTIHLVQESGQKANKLPRSEVEKMISDKVVSAVEQSDYKMKNLMERINEVNGEPKYDVRIKKLEAHVMKIKRRGDAIFAYIRKFRSLGISHSPSPPPLSPSPMQPQQCISPAELINNISRSSVNGGCFSNSASVSSADNDCEMTTLRRPKMGFWQSLKSKNQIVDLTEEDQDRLNEESPVTQLSDPILVPSKPEQSKPSSTPPIAIKEENPSGMEEDCVSSSVQLEEEDWHSKLHPFPDTPFPNELPVIAASYNLPQKPVVKLARIGTAQELGIAWNVDQKDPHVAEMDCYFIYVSHEQKNGTFSGWKCLGEIKAMPLPMACKLSDCKGDKRLCFIVVGKDIFARYGPYSEIHTVTPGQM from the exons ATGAAAAGGTCCAGATATGAAGACGACTCTGGCACAATACACTTGGTTCAGGAAAGTGGGCAGAAGGCGAACAAGCTCCCTCGATCCGAG GTTGAAAAGATGATTTCAGATAAGGTTGTGTCTGCAGTCGAGCAGTCAGACTACAAGATGAAGAATCTGATGGAGAGAATCAATGAGGTGAATGGTGAACCCAAATACGATGTCAGAATCAAGAAACTGGAA gcccatgtaatgaagataaaacgaAGGGGAGATGCCATATTTGCATATATTAGAAAGTTCAGATCCTTGGGGATTTCTCACAGTCCG tCTCCTCCTCCTTTAAGTCCTTCTCCCATGCAGCCACAGCAATGCATCTCTCCAGCTGAACTAATAAACAATATATCCAG aagttcAGTCAATGGAGGGTGTTTCAGTAACAGCGCGTCAGTGTCATCCGCAG ACAATGATTGTGAGATGACCACATTGAGAAGACCAAAGATGGGGTTCTGGCAGAGTTTG aaGTCTAAGAATCAGATTGTTGACCTTACAGAAGAAGACCAAG acagactgaatgaagagaGCCCGGTTACCCAACTATCGGATCCG ATATTGGTACCTTCGAAACCAGAACAATCAAAACCCTCAAGCACACCACCTATAGCCATTAAAG AAGAAAATCCAAGTGGTATGGAGGAAGACTGTGTCAGTTCTTCAGTACAGTTGGAAGAG GAGGACTGGCACTCAAAACTCCATCCATTCCCAGACACTCCATTTCCCAATGAGCTTCCAGTTATTGCTGCCTCTTATAACTTGCCCCAGAAGCCAGTGGTGAAACTAGCTCGGATTGGAACCGCACAAGAACTAGGCATCGCGTGGAACGTTGATCAGAAAGATCCACATGTTGCAGAGATGGATTGCTACTTCATTTATGTTTCCCATGAACAAAAAAATGGCACTTTTTCAGGATGGAAGTGCCTTGGAGAGATCAAAGCCATGCCTCTTCCTATGGCCTGCAAGTTGTCAGACTGTAAAGGAGATAAACGACTGTGCTTTATCGTTGTGGGGAAGGATATATTTGCCCGTTATGGGCCATACAGTGAAATACACACTGTTACACCAGGACAAATGTGA
- the LOC127948592 gene encoding activating transcription factor 7-interacting protein 2 isoform X1, translating into MATNESSFLFYLKQSTKCNVYIEGMKRSRYEDDSGTIHLVQESGQKANKLPRSEVEKMISDKVVSAVEQSDYKMKNLMERINEVNGEPKYDVRIKKLEAHVMKIKRRGDAIFAYIRKFRSLGISHSPSPPPLSPSPMQPQQCISPAELINNISRSSVNGGCFSNSASVSSADNDCEMTTLRRPKMGFWQSLKSKNQIVDLTEEDQDRLNEESPVTQLSDPILVPSKPEQSKPSSTPPIAIKEENPSGMEEDCVSSSVQLEEEDWHSKLHPFPDTPFPNELPVIAASYNLPQKPVVKLARIGTAQELGIAWNVDQKDPHVAEMDCYFIYVSHEQKNGTFSGWKCLGEIKAMPLPMACKLSDCKGDKRLCFIVVGKDIFARYGPYSEIHTVTPGQM; encoded by the exons ATGGCTACGAATGAATCTAGTTttctgttttatctgaaacaaagtacaaaatgtaatgtttacattGAAG GTATGAAAAGGTCCAGATATGAAGACGACTCTGGCACAATACACTTGGTTCAGGAAAGTGGGCAGAAGGCGAACAAGCTCCCTCGATCCGAG GTTGAAAAGATGATTTCAGATAAGGTTGTGTCTGCAGTCGAGCAGTCAGACTACAAGATGAAGAATCTGATGGAGAGAATCAATGAGGTGAATGGTGAACCCAAATACGATGTCAGAATCAAGAAACTGGAA gcccatgtaatgaagataaaacgaAGGGGAGATGCCATATTTGCATATATTAGAAAGTTCAGATCCTTGGGGATTTCTCACAGTCCG tCTCCTCCTCCTTTAAGTCCTTCTCCCATGCAGCCACAGCAATGCATCTCTCCAGCTGAACTAATAAACAATATATCCAG aagttcAGTCAATGGAGGGTGTTTCAGTAACAGCGCGTCAGTGTCATCCGCAG ACAATGATTGTGAGATGACCACATTGAGAAGACCAAAGATGGGGTTCTGGCAGAGTTTG aaGTCTAAGAATCAGATTGTTGACCTTACAGAAGAAGACCAAG acagactgaatgaagagaGCCCGGTTACCCAACTATCGGATCCG ATATTGGTACCTTCGAAACCAGAACAATCAAAACCCTCAAGCACACCACCTATAGCCATTAAAG AAGAAAATCCAAGTGGTATGGAGGAAGACTGTGTCAGTTCTTCAGTACAGTTGGAAGAG GAGGACTGGCACTCAAAACTCCATCCATTCCCAGACACTCCATTTCCCAATGAGCTTCCAGTTATTGCTGCCTCTTATAACTTGCCCCAGAAGCCAGTGGTGAAACTAGCTCGGATTGGAACCGCACAAGAACTAGGCATCGCGTGGAACGTTGATCAGAAAGATCCACATGTTGCAGAGATGGATTGCTACTTCATTTATGTTTCCCATGAACAAAAAAATGGCACTTTTTCAGGATGGAAGTGCCTTGGAGAGATCAAAGCCATGCCTCTTCCTATGGCCTGCAAGTTGTCAGACTGTAAAGGAGATAAACGACTGTGCTTTATCGTTGTGGGGAAGGATATATTTGCCCGTTATGGGCCATACAGTGAAATACACACTGTTACACCAGGACAAATGTGA